In a genomic window of Occallatibacter riparius:
- a CDS encoding alkaline phosphatase family protein has protein sequence MNFRKAAACLSIAALTVSQAVAKDHDDDKHRSIPHLDHVFIIMMENHYVGQIIGNPNAPYFNHYVPTVNYSNNYFGVGHPSLTNYLETVGGSNFGIQNDNPPDWHNTNCVSTLAVPVDESSAPVSCPISGAGMDAATPAVDTTNEGTPTEPVYNDPLPAAPTVGITIANQLVEHGLTWKSYQENLPPYGADRVNYSDGLISEVTQSEPGMPKLYAVKHNPFAYFADVEEGRHHDLSLKQMVDFHVLFADLKTGDVPNYAFIAPNQCHDQHGRGSSEVGTGCSVDQNAIAQGDAALSVLIPAIKNSPAWRHGNNAIVVVWDENDYSSFPNQVPFTVETNYGPLGKTSNVKYNHFSLLKTVEAGFGLDYLNHAADSNVRLISDLFAAH, from the coding sequence ATGAATTTCAGGAAAGCAGCAGCCTGTCTCAGCATTGCAGCTTTAACCGTTTCTCAGGCCGTGGCCAAAGACCATGACGACGACAAGCATCGATCCATTCCGCACCTGGATCACGTGTTCATCATCATGATGGAGAATCACTACGTCGGGCAGATTATTGGAAATCCCAATGCGCCCTACTTCAACCACTACGTGCCGACTGTGAACTACTCGAATAACTACTTCGGGGTGGGACACCCGAGCCTCACCAACTATCTCGAGACCGTGGGGGGTTCCAACTTCGGCATCCAGAACGACAATCCGCCGGATTGGCATAACACCAACTGCGTTTCGACGCTGGCGGTCCCTGTAGACGAGTCCTCTGCCCCGGTGAGCTGCCCGATCTCCGGCGCCGGCATGGATGCGGCAACTCCGGCAGTGGATACGACCAACGAAGGCACACCGACGGAGCCTGTCTACAACGATCCCCTTCCAGCGGCGCCGACTGTGGGAATCACGATTGCCAATCAGCTTGTGGAGCACGGGCTCACCTGGAAGTCCTACCAGGAGAACCTTCCTCCTTATGGCGCAGATAGGGTGAACTACAGCGACGGTCTGATCTCAGAAGTGACGCAGTCCGAGCCCGGGATGCCCAAGCTGTATGCGGTGAAGCACAACCCGTTCGCGTACTTCGCGGATGTGGAAGAGGGCAGGCATCACGATCTGAGCCTCAAGCAGATGGTTGACTTCCACGTGTTGTTTGCCGACCTGAAGACCGGCGACGTGCCGAACTACGCGTTCATTGCGCCCAACCAGTGCCACGACCAGCATGGGCGCGGGTCGAGCGAAGTGGGCACGGGCTGCTCGGTCGACCAGAATGCGATTGCCCAGGGCGATGCGGCGCTGAGCGTTCTGATTCCGGCCATCAAGAACTCGCCGGCATGGCGGCACGGCAACAACGCTATCGTGGTTGTCTGGGACGAAAACGACTACAGTTCCTTTCCGAACCAGGTTCCCTTCACGGTGGAGACGAACTACGGGCCTCTGGGCAAAACGAGCAACGTGAAGTACAACCACTTCTCGCTGTTGAAGACCGTTGAAGCCGGTTTCGGACTGGACTATCTCAATCACGCAGCTGATAGCAATGTGCGACTGATCTCGGACCTGTTCGCCGCTCATTGA
- the ilvN gene encoding acetolactate synthase small subunit, with product MIHTFVSYVDDKPGVLTRVSSLFRRLNINIISLTVGRSERPGLSRMTIVCEASAEAGHRIRASMYKLENVLDVDDIAGAPAVTRELALIKVAATKDTRSPIFELVEVFRARIVDLAPESLMIEMTGVESKIEGLIQVLTEGDNEILEVCRSGKMTMRRGHHTSRVLKALGAGAIEPEDGASQTQQAEEGAVVEPE from the coding sequence ATGATTCATACTTTTGTTTCGTACGTGGATGACAAGCCCGGCGTGTTGACGCGCGTGTCGTCGCTGTTTCGGCGTCTGAACATCAACATCATCTCGCTCACGGTGGGGCGCAGCGAGCGGCCAGGGCTGTCGCGCATGACGATCGTTTGTGAGGCGTCGGCGGAAGCGGGACACCGGATTCGCGCGAGCATGTACAAGCTGGAAAACGTGCTCGACGTGGACGATATTGCCGGGGCGCCCGCGGTCACGCGCGAACTGGCGCTGATCAAAGTTGCGGCCACGAAGGATACACGCTCGCCTATCTTCGAGCTGGTCGAGGTGTTCAGAGCTCGTATAGTCGATCTTGCGCCGGAGTCGCTGATGATCGAGATGACGGGCGTGGAGAGCAAGATCGAGGGACTCATCCAGGTGCTGACGGAAGGCGATAATGAAATTCTGGAGGTATGCCGCAGCGGCAAGATGACGATGCGCCGCGGGCACCACACCAGCCGGGTTCTGAAGGCACTCGGAGCTGGCGCAATCGAACCGGAAGATGGCGCCAGCCAGACACAGCAAGCCGAAGAAGGCGCGGTCGTCGAGCCGGAATAG
- the ilvC gene encoding ketol-acid reductoisomerase: protein MATTYYDHDADLSLIQAKKVAVIGYGSQGHAHSLNLKDSGVQVKVGLAAGSKSIAKAQKAGLEVATVAEATKWADVVMVLVPDQTAAKLYAEEIAPNLSAGKLLLFAHGFNIHFKTITPAEGIDVGMAAPKAPGHRVREVFTEGGGVPGLIAIHQDATGKAHALTLSYLKGIGCTRAGVLETTFKEETETDLFGEQAVLCGGVSALIKAGYETLVEAGYQPESAYFEVLHELKLIVDLIYRGGLAYMRYSISDTAEWGDYVSGPRVINETSKQAMKDILKDIQDGTFAKRFLADQNSGRKEFQAFRDAEAKHPIEIVGKQLRASMPFLDPVTVEEVAKNR, encoded by the coding sequence ATGGCAACGACTTACTACGATCACGATGCAGACCTTTCCCTCATCCAGGCCAAGAAAGTGGCCGTCATTGGCTACGGCTCGCAGGGGCACGCACACAGCCTCAACCTGAAGGATTCAGGTGTTCAGGTGAAGGTGGGTCTTGCCGCCGGATCCAAATCGATCGCCAAGGCGCAGAAGGCCGGGCTTGAAGTAGCAACGGTTGCCGAGGCCACCAAGTGGGCCGACGTGGTGATGGTGCTGGTTCCGGATCAGACCGCTGCGAAGCTGTATGCCGAGGAGATTGCGCCGAACTTGTCCGCAGGCAAGCTGCTGCTGTTTGCCCATGGATTCAACATTCACTTCAAGACGATCACGCCGGCGGAAGGCATCGACGTGGGCATGGCAGCGCCGAAGGCGCCGGGCCATCGCGTGCGCGAGGTGTTCACTGAGGGCGGCGGCGTTCCGGGACTGATTGCCATCCACCAGGATGCGACGGGCAAGGCGCATGCGCTGACGCTGAGCTACCTGAAGGGCATCGGCTGCACCCGTGCAGGCGTGCTCGAGACTACGTTCAAGGAAGAGACCGAGACCGATCTCTTTGGCGAGCAGGCGGTGCTTTGCGGCGGCGTGAGCGCGCTGATCAAGGCTGGCTACGAGACGCTGGTCGAGGCGGGTTATCAGCCGGAGAGCGCGTACTTCGAAGTGCTGCACGAACTCAAGCTGATTGTGGACCTGATCTATCGCGGCGGGTTGGCTTATATGCGCTACTCGATCAGCGACACGGCTGAATGGGGCGATTACGTGAGCGGGCCGCGGGTAATCAATGAGACCAGCAAGCAGGCGATGAAGGACATTCTGAAGGACATTCAGGATGGGACGTTTGCGAAGCGGTTCCTGGCGGATCAGAACTCAGGGCGGAAGGAGTTTCAGGCGTTCCGCGATGCCGAGGCGAAGCACCCGATCGAGATTGTGGGCAAGCAGCTTCGCGCGTCGATGCCGTTCCTCGATCCGGTGACTGTCGAGGAAGTGGCGAAGAACCGGTAA
- a CDS encoding DNRLRE domain-containing protein, whose amino-acid sequence MYHASRLLSVAATVLAVFCLAASAQNVPVTKDASIFVDRDERNLGYQPTLTVSPRAKSYLHFDLSAIPAGATVQKATLRLFVNRAKAGGDLAVYMLSDTFSETNLTWNNAPTTSGMVPGTTPIRLDASNVDQFVQIDVTMAVQEWLSGTSPNTGFALETTDSGNWSFDSKESWDTSHEPELEIALGTAGPQGPQGPAGPTGPQGPAGPAGPQGPQGPKGDTGATGAQGPAGPTGPQGPQGPKGDTGATGPQGNTGPQGAQGNTGPQGATGPQGPQGATGPQGPQGPAGPAYGNEWVFGSYDVPAGNGAADVKSCPSGQIALTGSCGYSAFDVGVFDVSVSYSGPDPGNANAWRCAVVNRGSVTRTMSFGAFCITPGSGGSLAVPAPNRPGQSQSTPPTKLETGILKK is encoded by the coding sequence ATGTACCATGCTTCTCGCCTGCTTTCCGTGGCGGCGACCGTCCTCGCGGTTTTTTGCCTTGCAGCCAGCGCACAGAACGTTCCGGTGACCAAAGATGCAAGCATCTTTGTGGACCGTGACGAAAGAAACTTAGGCTATCAGCCAACCCTCACTGTGAGCCCGCGCGCCAAAAGCTATCTCCATTTCGATCTCAGCGCCATTCCCGCCGGCGCGACAGTGCAGAAGGCCACCCTGCGGCTGTTTGTCAATCGTGCCAAGGCAGGTGGCGACCTGGCCGTGTACATGCTGTCTGACACCTTTTCCGAGACCAATCTCACGTGGAATAACGCTCCCACGACCTCGGGGATGGTCCCGGGGACCACGCCGATCCGGCTAGATGCCAGCAACGTGGATCAATTCGTGCAGATCGACGTAACCATGGCCGTTCAGGAGTGGCTTTCCGGCACGTCGCCCAATACTGGCTTCGCTCTCGAGACCACCGACAGCGGCAATTGGAGCTTCGACAGCAAGGAATCCTGGGATACCAGCCACGAACCCGAACTCGAAATCGCGCTGGGCACCGCCGGCCCTCAGGGTCCACAGGGACCAGCAGGGCCGACAGGGCCACAGGGACCGGCAGGCCCTGCAGGTCCGCAGGGACCGCAAGGACCTAAGGGCGATACGGGTGCGACCGGGGCTCAAGGGCCAGCAGGTCCGACGGGGCCCCAGGGTCCACAAGGCCCCAAGGGTGATACGGGCGCGACAGGTCCCCAGGGCAATACCGGCCCGCAAGGGGCACAGGGAAACACCGGTCCGCAGGGCGCTACTGGTCCGCAGGGGCCTCAGGGTGCTACCGGCCCGCAAGGACCTCAGGGACCGGCCGGCCCAGCTTATGGGAATGAATGGGTATTTGGCAGTTACGACGTTCCCGCCGGCAATGGTGCTGCGGACGTCAAGAGTTGTCCCTCGGGCCAAATCGCTCTCACAGGTTCCTGCGGTTATTCGGCATTCGACGTAGGAGTTTTCGACGTGAGTGTGAGTTACTCCGGTCCTGATCCGGGTAATGCAAATGCGTGGAGATGCGCCGTTGTGAACCGCGGAAGCGTAACTCGTACCATGAGCTTCGGCGCGTTCTGTATTACGCCGGGTTCAGGAGGGTCACTGGCAGTTCCCGCTCCGAATCGGCCCGGGCAATCACAGTCCACGCCACCAACGAAGTTAGAGACCGGCATTCTGAAGAAGTAG
- a CDS encoding alpha-galactosidase, whose protein sequence is MMKTLPAVLLISAASFLAPATLLSAQPSPARCNVSTKDFRLSGGNVTYAFGVNACGELQQVYWGGRLADNDKLPPARRNREMASFDTPYTTTPQEYAGWGEGLFVEPALKITFADGNRDLVLHYDSSTEKPNGLDVVLKDITKQIYVTLHYSIDPQTGILARSATIENRESDPVTIEQAAAAAWALPHGNYTLNYLTGRWAGEYNLTQEPLQHGARVIESRRGSTGHQANPWFAIQSGSPDENSGEVWFGALGWSGSWRIVVEQDQLDAVRITGGFNPFDFGYVLKPGEKLETPTFYGGYSAHGLGGASRLLHSFENHNILPRTAKTAGQPTPKPRPVIYNSWEATEFRVTEGGQIALAEKAAALGIDRFVMDDGWFGQRKTDNAGLGDWYVNKEKFPNGLKPLIDKVHSLGMDFGLWVEPEMVNPDSDLYRAHPDWVLNFPGRPRTEARQQLVLNLARTDVRDYVYGFLDKLLNENDIAFLKWDYNRNWSEPGWDQLPPAEQKKVYVAFTQNLYGILAELRKRHPNVEIESCSGGGGRVDLGILRYTDEVWPSDNTDPFDRLTIQDGFSYAYTPQVMMAWVTDSPHWLNKRTTSLSYRMLSSMQGSLGIGADISKWTADDGALAKRLIKAYHEVQPTIVQGDLYRLISPRNGSEFSATQTVNHEKSQSVVFAFVHSTQEGRGFPVLKLKGLDPAAQYTLTAIEGKANPREPTTATGAYWMNHGLELDDNFRGDFQASAFRLDRK, encoded by the coding sequence ATGATGAAAACGCTTCCAGCGGTTCTGCTGATCTCTGCTGCATCGTTCCTTGCACCGGCAACACTGCTCTCCGCCCAACCCTCCCCTGCGAGGTGCAACGTGAGCACGAAGGACTTCCGCCTCAGCGGCGGCAACGTTACCTATGCCTTCGGCGTCAATGCCTGTGGCGAACTCCAGCAGGTCTACTGGGGCGGCCGCCTCGCCGACAACGACAAGCTCCCCCCCGCCCGCCGCAACCGTGAAATGGCCTCCTTCGACACGCCCTACACCACCACCCCCCAGGAGTACGCCGGCTGGGGCGAGGGCCTCTTCGTCGAGCCCGCCCTCAAAATCACCTTCGCTGACGGAAACCGCGACCTAGTCCTCCACTACGACAGCTCCACTGAAAAGCCCAACGGCCTCGACGTCGTCCTAAAGGACATCACCAAACAGATCTACGTCACGCTCCACTACTCCATCGATCCTCAGACCGGCATCCTCGCCCGCTCCGCCACCATCGAAAACCGCGAGTCCGACCCCGTCACCATAGAGCAGGCCGCCGCGGCCGCCTGGGCTCTCCCGCACGGAAACTACACCCTGAACTACCTCACCGGCCGCTGGGCAGGCGAATACAACCTCACCCAGGAGCCCCTCCAGCACGGCGCGCGGGTCATCGAAAGCCGCCGCGGCTCCACCGGCCATCAGGCCAACCCCTGGTTTGCGATTCAATCCGGCTCGCCCGACGAGAACAGCGGCGAAGTCTGGTTCGGCGCGCTCGGCTGGTCCGGCTCCTGGCGCATCGTCGTCGAACAGGATCAGCTCGACGCCGTGCGCATCACCGGTGGCTTCAACCCATTCGACTTCGGCTACGTCCTCAAGCCCGGCGAAAAGCTCGAGACCCCTACCTTCTATGGTGGCTACTCCGCCCACGGCCTCGGGGGCGCATCCCGCCTGCTCCACTCCTTCGAGAACCACAACATCCTCCCGCGCACCGCCAAAACCGCGGGCCAGCCCACACCCAAACCGCGTCCCGTCATCTACAACTCGTGGGAAGCCACCGAATTCCGCGTCACCGAAGGCGGCCAGATCGCGCTTGCCGAAAAAGCCGCCGCCCTCGGCATCGACCGCTTCGTCATGGACGACGGCTGGTTCGGCCAGCGCAAAACCGACAACGCCGGCCTCGGCGACTGGTACGTCAATAAGGAGAAGTTCCCCAACGGCCTCAAGCCCCTCATCGATAAGGTCCACTCCCTCGGCATGGACTTCGGCCTGTGGGTCGAGCCCGAAATGGTTAACCCCGACTCCGACCTCTACCGCGCGCATCCTGACTGGGTCCTCAACTTCCCCGGCCGCCCGCGCACTGAGGCCCGCCAGCAGCTCGTCCTCAACCTCGCCCGCACCGACGTCCGCGACTACGTCTACGGCTTCCTCGACAAGCTCCTCAACGAAAACGACATCGCCTTCCTCAAGTGGGACTACAACCGCAACTGGAGCGAGCCCGGCTGGGACCAGCTCCCCCCCGCCGAGCAGAAGAAGGTCTACGTCGCCTTCACCCAGAACCTCTACGGCATCCTCGCCGAGCTGCGCAAGCGCCATCCCAACGTCGAAATCGAGTCCTGCTCCGGCGGCGGCGGCCGCGTCGACCTCGGCATCCTCCGCTACACCGACGAGGTCTGGCCCTCTGACAACACCGACCCCTTTGACCGCCTCACCATCCAGGACGGCTTCTCCTACGCCTACACCCCGCAGGTCATGATGGCCTGGGTCACCGACTCGCCCCACTGGCTCAACAAGCGCACCACGTCGCTCTCCTACCGCATGCTCAGCTCCATGCAGGGCTCGCTCGGCATCGGCGCCGACATCTCCAAGTGGACCGCCGACGATGGCGCCCTCGCCAAGCGCCTCATCAAGGCCTACCACGAAGTGCAGCCCACCATCGTCCAGGGCGACCTCTACCGCCTCATCTCGCCCCGCAACGGCAGCGAGTTCTCCGCCACCCAGACGGTCAACCACGAAAAATCGCAGTCCGTAGTCTTCGCCTTCGTGCACTCCACCCAGGAGGGCAGGGGATTCCCGGTTCTAAAACTGAAAGGCCTCGACCCCGCCGCCCAGTACACCCTCACCGCCATCGAAGGCAAAGCGAACCCGCGCGAACCAACCACCGCCACCGGCGCCTACTGGATGAACCACGGCCTCGAGCTAGACGACAACTTCCGCGGCGACTTCCAAGCCTCCGCCTTCCGCCTCGACCGCAAGTGA
- a CDS encoding chitobiase/beta-hexosaminidase C-terminal domain-containing protein: MPGPGIINTVAGMNPGNGGCNGTAKGCDIGIIYGVALDNSGNVYIAGQFAELLWKVTASTGAIQVIAGNENASGYVDGIPATQSNVTPYGVKVDSQGNVFISDNGANRIRMICANTTSPIHGTTCPAAGDIITIAGNRTYGFSGDGGPATSAELYNPYGLALDSADNIYFVDSGNNRIRKVTASTGYISTVAGTGTGGYTGDGGLATSAELWGPMDLAMDPLSNLYIADFNNSVIRKVTASTGIISTVAGNGTPGYVGDGGPATAAELNYPLGIASDAVGNLFITDYYSDRIREVSAATGIITTVAGDGTGGYSGDGGQATSAEIGRSYGMALDSAGNLFFSDSRNYVVRAVGTAPVRFSLSSGTYTGSQTVSLSCTPSSGTSIWYTTNGYPANTAATLYTGPITVSASETIHAICAYTGVTDINSQTSRTGWKCNAPPGNTQENPNWVCNTNSNNGTSGSLSWWDFQTGSTAYLEASTTNSSPTNAILFIHEAPTTCDGCTTITQHLVIEPDQGTSVITRNEMDMEHCCDTTTGALHQASLQCNGSVWEINASGSWFPTTIACNLPTSSHTDVVYEAHWIKGDTAGCGKGTGCMYIDSLTVNGTKYSPMSNYCSSNPLYAQCGAFAMTTHATWKHFGAGNQHQIGLNGTTGCGANPCTGGRHIYTNNVTTTMGSIGIASATYTIH, from the coding sequence GTGCCAGGCCCCGGAATCATCAATACGGTTGCCGGGATGAATCCTGGGAACGGTGGGTGCAATGGGACGGCAAAGGGCTGCGACATTGGGATTATTTATGGCGTGGCACTCGATAACTCGGGGAACGTTTATATTGCCGGGCAGTTTGCGGAGCTGCTGTGGAAGGTTACCGCGTCTACAGGAGCAATACAGGTAATTGCCGGAAATGAAAATGCCAGTGGTTACGTGGACGGCATTCCGGCAACGCAGAGCAACGTTACCCCCTACGGCGTGAAGGTGGACTCCCAAGGAAACGTGTTCATCTCGGATAACGGAGCTAACCGGATCCGGATGATCTGTGCAAATACGACGAGCCCCATTCATGGAACCACGTGCCCGGCGGCTGGCGATATTATCACCATTGCGGGGAACCGCACCTATGGCTTCTCCGGCGACGGCGGTCCCGCCACCTCCGCGGAGTTGTATAACCCCTATGGCCTAGCGCTGGACAGCGCAGACAATATCTATTTCGTGGATTCAGGGAATAATAGGATCCGGAAGGTCACCGCATCGACGGGCTATATCTCAACGGTGGCGGGAACTGGCACAGGCGGTTACACCGGAGACGGCGGATTGGCCACAAGCGCCGAGTTATGGGGGCCAATGGATCTCGCTATGGATCCCCTGAGCAATCTGTACATTGCTGATTTTAACAACAGTGTGATTCGCAAGGTGACAGCCTCGACGGGCATTATCTCGACTGTGGCGGGAAATGGGACGCCCGGATACGTTGGCGATGGCGGACCAGCGACGGCGGCGGAGCTTAATTATCCGCTGGGAATCGCCAGCGACGCGGTAGGGAACCTGTTCATCACGGACTACTACAGCGACCGGATTCGGGAGGTCTCGGCAGCGACGGGTATCATCACGACAGTCGCTGGGGACGGTACAGGGGGATACTCGGGCGATGGCGGCCAGGCGACCAGCGCTGAAATCGGCAGATCGTACGGAATGGCTCTGGACTCGGCAGGCAATCTGTTCTTCTCCGATTCCCGTAACTACGTAGTTCGTGCGGTCGGTACCGCGCCGGTGCGATTCTCACTTTCGTCTGGGACTTACACCGGTTCGCAGACCGTCTCGCTCAGTTGTACCCCGTCCAGCGGGACGTCCATCTGGTATACGACAAACGGCTATCCCGCCAATACGGCAGCGACCTTGTATACAGGGCCGATTACGGTATCTGCTTCGGAGACCATCCATGCGATCTGTGCCTATACCGGCGTTACAGACATCAACTCCCAGACATCCAGGACCGGCTGGAAGTGCAATGCGCCGCCGGGGAACACCCAAGAGAATCCGAATTGGGTGTGCAATACGAATTCGAACAACGGGACGAGCGGCAGTCTGAGCTGGTGGGATTTCCAAACGGGATCGACCGCCTACCTGGAGGCTTCCACCACAAATTCGAGTCCAACGAACGCCATTCTCTTCATTCATGAAGCACCCACGACATGCGACGGGTGCACGACAATCACCCAACATCTGGTTATTGAGCCGGACCAGGGCACCTCGGTGATCACGCGAAACGAGATGGACATGGAGCACTGCTGTGATACGACGACGGGTGCATTGCACCAGGCCAGCCTGCAATGCAATGGCTCAGTTTGGGAAATCAACGCGTCGGGGAGCTGGTTCCCTACCACTATCGCCTGTAATTTACCTACCAGCAGCCATACCGATGTTGTGTACGAGGCGCATTGGATCAAGGGCGATACCGCTGGCTGTGGCAAGGGCACGGGCTGCATGTACATCGATAGCCTGACCGTAAATGGGACGAAGTATTCGCCGATGTCGAATTACTGCAGTTCCAATCCTCTATACGCGCAATGTGGCGCTTTCGCGATGACTACCCATGCAACCTGGAAGCACTTTGGGGCCGGCAATCAGCACCAAATTGGCTTAAACGGAACCACAGGCTGCGGGGCCAATCCGTGCACGGGCGGCCGACACATCTACACCAACAACGTAACCACCACGATGGGATCGATTGGGATCGCGTCGGCCACGTACACAATTCACTAA
- a CDS encoding tetratricopeptide repeat protein, whose protein sequence is MAVAAQTDERLGSWKEIAAFLKVSVRTAQRWEQTENLPARRHHHKDEASVYAYRTELEQWWNSRPQPLLHSGHLSTRTPSIVVLPFVNLGGKSTDEVLTDGLTEELITALAQVQGLKVVARTSSFHFKGKTEDVRLIGRQLGVRTVLEGSVRRQGKRMRITAQLLDVEDGCHLWARRFDCRLEDVFELQDEITRQTVAALEGRLVCAGEKMQRGALSRDVEAYELYLRGRYHWNKRLPHELEIAADFFEAAVVRSPGIARVHAALADCCAMMAAFGGGAAEKQARRASSEAELALHLDARLGEAHVTLGFIRAYHHYDWAGAEHHFRKGLALNRDDARAHLFYAGIVLAPTSRLREADFHQQLAAELDPMSPVVAGGFGADWMFQRQYDSAISACRQALDLEPTYPWALRWLGEAYLLKGMYKQAADTLERIETPVFGCGLLGGSYLGAGYRDKANQMMEDLENRASPGLALQIAILKLAFGHEEAAIESLDQARVSRNVGIHWLNVDPIWDPLRPRAEFQGVLRRMNL, encoded by the coding sequence GTGGCAGTCGCCGCTCAAACAGACGAACGTCTCGGTTCGTGGAAGGAAATTGCCGCCTTCCTTAAGGTCTCTGTTCGCACCGCGCAAAGATGGGAACAAACGGAGAATCTCCCGGCTCGCCGCCATCACCATAAAGACGAAGCATCGGTCTATGCATATCGCACGGAGCTGGAGCAGTGGTGGAATAGCCGGCCACAGCCCCTGTTGCATTCAGGGCACCTCAGTACTCGCACGCCTTCCATCGTAGTGCTGCCGTTTGTAAATCTGGGTGGCAAATCCACCGATGAGGTTCTTACCGATGGCCTGACGGAAGAACTCATCACGGCTCTAGCGCAGGTCCAAGGTCTGAAGGTTGTCGCGCGCACTTCTTCCTTCCACTTCAAGGGCAAAACGGAGGATGTTCGCCTCATCGGGCGCCAACTCGGGGTGCGTACCGTGCTCGAAGGTAGTGTTCGCCGCCAGGGCAAGCGCATGCGCATCACTGCGCAATTGCTCGACGTCGAGGATGGTTGTCATCTGTGGGCGCGGCGCTTTGATTGCCGGCTCGAAGATGTTTTCGAACTGCAGGATGAAATCACCAGACAAACCGTAGCGGCTCTCGAAGGACGTTTGGTCTGTGCGGGCGAGAAGATGCAAAGAGGAGCTCTATCAAGAGACGTTGAGGCCTACGAACTCTATCTCCGAGGACGATACCACTGGAATAAGCGGCTGCCGCATGAGCTTGAGATTGCAGCCGATTTCTTCGAGGCAGCGGTTGTACGGTCACCCGGGATTGCGCGAGTGCATGCGGCGCTGGCCGATTGTTGCGCGATGATGGCCGCCTTCGGCGGAGGTGCAGCAGAGAAACAAGCACGAAGGGCTTCCAGTGAGGCGGAATTAGCCCTGCACTTGGATGCACGCCTTGGCGAAGCTCACGTCACTCTTGGGTTCATACGTGCATACCATCACTACGATTGGGCGGGTGCAGAGCACCATTTTCGAAAGGGGCTCGCGCTGAATCGCGATGATGCCCGCGCTCATTTGTTTTATGCCGGTATCGTGCTTGCGCCAACCAGCAGGCTGCGCGAGGCCGATTTTCACCAGCAGCTCGCCGCCGAGCTCGACCCGATGTCCCCGGTTGTGGCGGGCGGATTTGGAGCCGACTGGATGTTTCAGCGTCAATATGACTCCGCCATCTCCGCATGTCGCCAGGCTCTCGACTTGGAACCGACATATCCCTGGGCCTTGCGATGGCTTGGCGAAGCCTATCTGTTGAAGGGTATGTATAAACAAGCTGCCGACACTTTGGAGAGGATCGAAACACCTGTATTCGGCTGCGGGTTGCTCGGCGGAAGTTACTTGGGAGCCGGGTACCGCGACAAGGCCAATCAAATGATGGAGGATTTGGAGAACCGTGCTTCACCCGGGTTGGCGCTTCAAATCGCAATCCTGAAGCTAGCTTTTGGTCACGAAGAAGCAGCAATCGAAAGCCTTGACCAGGCGCGTGTTTCAAGGAACGTGGGAATACATTGGCTGAACGTCGACCCAATTTGGGATCCGCTTCGTCCGCGTGCCGAATTTCAAGGAGTCCTTCGCCGGATGAACCTGTGA